A region of the Geomonas subterranea genome:
GAAATTGATGTAGTTCAGGCGGTTCACCAGGTGCCCGCGGCTGACGCTCTTGCCGGTCGCCGGGCTTTCGGCATCGGATGGGACTGCATGAAGTGTGGTTGCCGCGTCTCCCATGTGGTCCTCTGGGGGCGATCGGGATGGGTTAAATGGTGCTGCCGCTTTGCTCCTGGGCCGGCGGCTGGGCCGCGAGTTCGGGAGCGATATTGAGCCCGAGCCAGTACTGCACCAGGTTCTGCATCATCACGAGAAGCGCGTTGAAGGAGTTGGGCTTGACCAGAAAGGAGTTGCAGCCAAGCTCGTAGGCCCGGTTCAAGTCCGCAGCCGGGACCGGGGTCGTCAGTACGACCACCGGAAGGCGCCTCAAGGACGGCTGTTCCCGCAGCCACGACAAAAGTCCCACGCCTGAGATGTGCGGCAGCTTCAGATCGAGCAGCATGAGGACCGGCATCGGGTAGCAGTCCCGGTCCTGGTAGCTCCCCCTGCCGCTCAGGTAGCCGATCGCCTCCTCGCCGTCCCTCGCGCTCTGCACCGGCGTTATCACGCCGACGCGCTGCAGGGCGAGCTTGGTGAAGTGGGCCTGGTCCGTGTCGTTGTCAACCACGAGGATGGTATGGTGCACGTAGCTCATGACTTCCCCCGGCGCTATTCAGCCCTTCTGAGTTCGATCCAGAACCGGCTCCCCTCCCCTTCTTTCGATTCCAATCCGATCCGCCCGCCCAGGCGCTGCACCGCTCTCCGCACGATGGCGAGCCCCACCCCGGTGCCGGGATAGCTTTCCATGCTGTGCAGACGCTCGAAAATCTTGAAGATCCTCTCCTGGTGCTGCGGCGGTATGCCGATGCCGTTGTCCTGCACGTAGAGGCGGCAGTACTCATGGGCCTCGTCGGTCCAGATCTGCAGCAGGGGCACCACCCCGTTGGGGACGAACTTGATGCCGTTGGTCATCAGGTTGAGCACCACCTGGACCAGCACCGTGGGATGGCCTATGACGGTCGGGAGGTCGCTGGCGATCTCCAGGCGGTAGGCCTTGCCACCGGCTGCAAATTCCAGTTGCTGGGCCGCGGCGCGAACGACCTGGTCCAGGCTTACCGGCTCAAGGGTGATCTCCTGCCTGCTTACCCGGCTGTAGGCGAGCAGGTCCTGGATGAGCCGGTCCATCCCGTGGGCGGCGGTCTTGATGCGGAGAAGGTAGGCGTTGCGCTCCGTAGCTGTCTGCAGTTCATCGTCCAGCAGTATCTCGGCGAAGGCCTGCATGGCGCGGATGGGGGCCCGGAGGTCGTGGGAGACCGAGAAGGCGAAGGAATCAAGTTCCTCGTTGATCTCCTCCAGTTGCGCGGTACGCTCGGCGACACGCCGGTCCATCGCGGCGGCGTCCTTTTCCAGTCTCGACGTCAGACCTGCGATTTCCGCCTCCTCCTCGCGATACCGGGTGCAGTCGCTGATCACCATGCCTATGTGGTTGTCGGTAAGGGCGAAGATGCGGATCCGGTAAAAGGAGTGATCCCTGGAGACCTCACCCAGTTCCAGCGATCCCCCGAAAGCGGAAAGCCTGTGGCAGCTGTCCCTGAACCGGTCCGCTTCGAACCAGCCGGGAAAGCAATCCGTCACGAGACAGTTGTCGAAGTTGAAGGATTTGCATCGGCAGAGTTTCACCGCCGCCGGGTTCATCTCGATGACCAGCGGGTGAGCGTCAGGGTAACGCACGTCAAGGTGCAGGATGGCGAGTGCCTCCCTCATGTTGGTGAACATCAAACGGTAGAGCTGCTCGGCCTGTTTCATGTCCATGGCGGGCTCTCCTTGGCAAATGCAGAAGAGTATAGCGAAGCAAGATGTGTTTGCACTAATGTTTTAGGGGGGGGTGGGAAACTATCTGGATGTGGGTTTTCCGGAGCGGGAACAGCAGGCGCGACTCTCACTTCCTGGAGACGTATGGATTCCCCTCCAGGTAAAACCGGAGCGGCTTCGTGGCCCAGACGCCCGAGTAGGCGACGCCGATGCGCGGCCTGGCCACGATCCGGCGCGGTTGTGCTTCGTCGCGGGGGGCAATGAAGAGGTCATTGCTTTCCAAGTCGTGCCGGTTGTGCCGCAGGTCGATCCCCATGGCACGGCAGAGCAGGCCCGGACCGGAGGCCCGGGTCCCGATGTTGCGCACCGGCTCCAGGGCCCGCAGCAGGACCGCGCAGGCATTTCCTTCCCGCTCGGTCACGACGTTCAGGCAGAAATGGATTCCGTAGATGAGGTAAACGTAGGCGAAGCCGGGTGGGCCGAAGAGGACGCTGGTGCGCGGCGTGAGCCCCCTTGAAGAGTGCGCCGCGAGATCGGTCACGCCGAGGTATGCTTCGACCTCGACGATTTTCCCCACCCTCACCTCTCCGGCCACGTCGTGGACCAGGAACGCTCCCAGGAGGTCATGTGCTACATCAACGGTGTCGCGGTCGTAGAAGGAGCGCGGCACCGCGTTCAGACACGCCATGAGGACTCCTAGATCAGCCCTTCTTTCTTGAGGGACTTGACCACCTTGTACGCCAGGTCCTTGCCCACCTTGGTCACGTTTTCCGGTTCCATCGTCTGCATGGTCCCGGCCCAGAGCAGCCTGTCGGAGCCGAGGTCGAACAGGTTCACCTGCATGGTGGCGACGTCGTAGGTGGTCACGTAGCTCGGGCCGTAAAGGGCCATGGAGCGGTAGTAACCGGGGAAGTCCCAGTCAGGGAAGGCGGGCGGGTACCAGTAGCCGGGATACGGCGTTCCGACCGCGCCGGGTTGAACCGTGGCCTGTTTTTCCAGCTTGATGGTCTGCACGGCGAGAATCCCCTGCGCCCCGACAGAGCGCACCGCGCGATCCAGCGCGTGCCAGTCAGGCAGCGTCGCCTGCGACAGGACCGAGTAGCTCGCCACCGCCTCGACGCCGTGTTTGTTCAACTCGCTGACCAGCATGTTCTCGTACACGGCCCGGCTGGCGGCCTTGGCGGCGAAACTCACCACGAGGACCTTGTGCAGCCGGCTGGCGGGTAGCGTCGGGTTGCGCCAGGTATCCACCACAGAGACCGAAGCGCAGGAGCAAAGCAGTGCGGTCAAGCAAAAGACAACGGTGATCCTGATCAGGTTGCGCATGTGTCACCTCCGTTAACAGTCTGGAATTGCGTGCTGGCGGGGCTTTGATGGGGTCCGGTAAACAGATTGGAAATATTTATACCAAGTTGCCGCAGGAAGGCAATCGTATATACTGGGGTGGTCAATCATTAGGGCCTCCCCCCGTCGGATTCGTTAACGGTCTGGACGCCACGGAATCGAGGCGGAAACTGTATCAGGGAAACTGGGAACCACAAAAGCTACGTTTACTCAGGAGGCAAGGCCATGGAAAATTACAAAAGGGTTCTCGTGGTCAACAGGATGAGCGAGTACTGCCGGGATGCGGTCCAGGCGGGTGTCTCCATAGCCAGGAGATACGGTTCCGAACTCATGGTGCTCCATATCGCCACCAATCCCGAAGGAACCATGAGCATGGCCGGAGGCGCGCTGAACGCACCGAGCGCGATCCCCGACGATGTAAAGAACTACGCCAGCATCAAGGATCGCGCAAAGGATGAGCTGGACCAGATGATCGGCCAGGAGATTCGCGCCGGGCTCCCCATAAAGGTCATCATCAAGGAAGGAAAGCCGGTCGACGAGATCATGCAGGTGGTCAAGGACGAGAAGATCGACCTCATGGTGCTGCTGGCCCATGAGGAGGGGCGCATCGAGCACATGCTCTTTGGCCGGGAC
Encoded here:
- a CDS encoding response regulator; translated protein: MSYVHHTILVVDNDTDQAHFTKLALQRVGVITPVQSARDGEEAIGYLSGRGSYQDRDCYPMPVLMLLDLKLPHISGVGLLSWLREQPSLRRLPVVVLTTPVPAADLNRAYELGCNSFLVKPNSFNALLVMMQNLVQYWLGLNIAPELAAQPPAQEQSGSTI
- a CDS encoding sensor histidine kinase; protein product: MDMKQAEQLYRLMFTNMREALAILHLDVRYPDAHPLVIEMNPAAVKLCRCKSFNFDNCLVTDCFPGWFEADRFRDSCHRLSAFGGSLELGEVSRDHSFYRIRIFALTDNHIGMVISDCTRYREEEAEIAGLTSRLEKDAAAMDRRVAERTAQLEEINEELDSFAFSVSHDLRAPIRAMQAFAEILLDDELQTATERNAYLLRIKTAAHGMDRLIQDLLAYSRVSRQEITLEPVSLDQVVRAAAQQLEFAAGGKAYRLEIASDLPTVIGHPTVLVQVVLNLMTNGIKFVPNGVVPLLQIWTDEAHEYCRLYVQDNGIGIPPQHQERIFKIFERLHSMESYPGTGVGLAIVRRAVQRLGGRIGLESKEGEGSRFWIELRRAE
- a CDS encoding DNA-3-methyladenine glycosylase — protein: MNAVPRSFYDRDTVDVAHDLLGAFLVHDVAGEVRVGKIVEVEAYLGVTDLAAHSSRGLTPRTSVLFGPPGFAYVYLIYGIHFCLNVVTEREGNACAVLLRALEPVRNIGTRASGPGLLCRAMGIDLRHNRHDLESNDLFIAPRDEAQPRRIVARPRIGVAYSGVWATKPLRFYLEGNPYVSRK
- a CDS encoding DUF4136 domain-containing protein produces the protein MRNLIRITVVFCLTALLCSCASVSVVDTWRNPTLPASRLHKVLVVSFAAKAASRAVYENMLVSELNKHGVEAVASYSVLSQATLPDWHALDRAVRSVGAQGILAVQTIKLEKQATVQPGAVGTPYPGYWYPPAFPDWDFPGYYRSMALYGPSYVTTYDVATMQVNLFDLGSDRLLWAGTMQTMEPENVTKVGKDLAYKVVKSLKKEGLI
- a CDS encoding universal stress protein encodes the protein MENYKRVLVVNRMSEYCRDAVQAGVSIARRYGSELMVLHIATNPEGTMSMAGGALNAPSAIPDDVKNYASIKDRAKDELDQMIGQEIRAGLPIKVIIKEGKPVDEIMQVVKDEKIDLMVLLAHEEGRIEHMLFGRDNDAILRRMPCSILLIKREPDSVEW